From a region of the Phycisphaerae bacterium genome:
- the bfr gene encoding bacterioferritin: MKGDAKLLKKLNDLLADELTAINQYMVHSEMCDGWGYERLHRQIEKRAIQEMKHAEMLIKRILFFEGTPVVSKLNKIRIGADVAKQFANDLMAEHGALEMYNEAIRLADQVKDAPTRNLLEQIARDEDDHIDWLEEQLDQVKQLSLQFYLSTQIKKDD; the protein is encoded by the coding sequence ATGAAGGGCGACGCGAAACTGCTGAAGAAGCTGAATGATCTACTGGCTGACGAGTTGACCGCCATTAACCAGTACATGGTGCACTCCGAGATGTGCGATGGCTGGGGGTACGAGCGGCTGCACCGCCAGATCGAGAAACGCGCGATCCAGGAGATGAAGCACGCTGAGATGCTGATCAAGCGGATCCTCTTCTTCGAAGGCACGCCCGTCGTCAGCAAGCTAAACAAGATTCGCATCGGAGCCGACGTGGCCAAGCAGTTCGCGAACGACCTCATGGCTGAGCACGGCGCGCTGGAGATGTACAACGAAGCCATCAGGCTGGCCGACCAGGTGAAGGACGCGCCGACCCGCAACCTGCTGGAGCAGATTGCCCGCGACGAAGATGACCACATCGATTGGCTGGAAGAACAGCTTGATCAGGTCAAGCAGCTGAGCCTGCAGTTCTACCTGTCGACCCAGATCAAGAAAGACGACTAA
- a CDS encoding Arc family DNA binding domain-containing protein yields MADTKKAILLRIPADLSDALQRWARDELRSVNAQIEYLLREAVRKRGVGRNNAPPAEVHDDPRP; encoded by the coding sequence ATGGCGGACACGAAGAAGGCCATCCTGTTACGCATTCCCGCGGACTTGTCGGACGCGCTGCAGCGCTGGGCGCGCGACGAGCTGCGCAGTGTCAACGCCCAGATCGAGTATTTGCTGCGCGAGGCGGTGCGCAAGCGGGGTGTGGGGCGCAACAACGCGCCGCCGGCTGAAGTGCACGACGACCCCCGTCCTTAA
- a CDS encoding HD domain-containing protein, whose translation MTTANTPARRKVSELQAGERVADQVFRVAQKDLRTTTNGSLYIHVVIADGSGQMPARMWQASQEIFDSIPEGGLLHFRGRVENYRGNRQFIIDGLRGVEAGSFDPAEFLPTTKHDVDALWNQVKDLLRQVQNRDLLALLGKFVNDTEFVAAFKRCPAAVQMHHAYVGGLVEHTRNLLRLAEAICPLYPQVSRDLVLTAIFLHDAGKTRELAYSTNFEYTNEGQLVGHIVQCVLWIHDKCRELERETQRRFPAAVEMALKHVILAHHGKYEFGSPRLPATAEALMVHYLDNLDAKLAMVSEAIAGDTDASSDWTTYVRALESRVFKPNVMATPETGRAEKP comes from the coding sequence ATGACAACCGCGAATACGCCAGCACGCCGGAAGGTGTCGGAACTACAGGCCGGCGAGCGCGTCGCGGACCAGGTCTTCCGCGTGGCGCAGAAGGACTTGCGCACGACGACCAACGGCAGCCTGTACATCCACGTCGTCATTGCGGACGGCAGTGGCCAGATGCCGGCGCGCATGTGGCAGGCTTCGCAGGAGATCTTCGATTCGATCCCCGAGGGCGGGTTGCTGCACTTTCGCGGCCGCGTGGAGAACTACCGGGGCAATCGCCAGTTTATCATCGATGGTCTGCGAGGCGTCGAGGCGGGCAGCTTCGATCCGGCCGAGTTCCTGCCGACCACGAAACACGACGTGGACGCGCTCTGGAACCAGGTCAAGGATCTGCTCCGCCAGGTGCAGAACCGCGACCTGCTTGCGCTCTTGGGCAAGTTCGTCAATGACACCGAGTTCGTGGCCGCGTTCAAGCGCTGCCCGGCGGCGGTCCAGATGCACCACGCCTACGTCGGCGGGTTGGTGGAGCACACACGCAACCTGCTGCGGCTGGCGGAGGCGATCTGCCCGCTGTATCCGCAGGTCAGCCGCGACCTGGTCCTGACGGCCATCTTCCTGCACGACGCGGGCAAGACGCGCGAGCTCGCTTACAGCACGAACTTCGAATACACGAACGAGGGGCAGCTCGTCGGGCACATCGTGCAGTGCGTGCTCTGGATTCACGACAAGTGCCGTGAACTCGAACGCGAAACCCAACGGCGATTCCCCGCTGCCGTGGAGATGGCGCTCAAGCACGTCATCCTGGCCCACCACGGCAAGTATGAGTTCGGCAGCCCGCGCCTGCCGGCAACCGCCGAAGCGCTCATGGTCCATTATCTCGACAATCTGGATGCGAAGCTGGCGATGGTGTCGGAGGCCATCGCGGGCGACACGGACGCCAGCAGCGACTGGACGACCTACGTGCGAGCGCTGGAATCGCGAGTCTTCAAGCCGAACGTGATGGCGACGCCGGAGACCGGTCGGGCCGAAAAGCCGTAA
- a CDS encoding SPFH domain-containing protein, translated as MTTEFERRTTSGWVVLPILIALLLAVIGAFIRLVYVVAHTPRGEVPVAEICGIVACGLAFAILMVLMAGFFTLQPNEAAVILLFGAYKGTVRMSGFHWANPFFRKIKLSLRTRNFNTDTLKVNDQRGNPTEIAAVVVWRVQETAQATFDVDDYRDYVHIQSESALRHLASRYPYDTTADHELSLRGSMDEVSHGLQQELQERLIKAGVIVEEARLSHLAYAPEIAGAMLRRQQAEAIVAARLRIVEGAVGMVETALERLHEKKTVELDDERKAAMVSNLLVVLCGEQAAQPVVNAGTLYS; from the coding sequence ATGACTACGGAATTCGAGCGTCGGACAACGAGCGGCTGGGTGGTCCTGCCCATCTTGATCGCACTGCTCCTCGCGGTGATTGGGGCATTCATCCGGCTGGTGTACGTCGTCGCCCACACGCCACGGGGCGAGGTGCCGGTGGCGGAGATCTGTGGGATCGTCGCCTGCGGGCTGGCATTTGCGATCCTGATGGTGTTGATGGCCGGGTTCTTCACCCTGCAGCCGAACGAGGCCGCCGTGATCCTGCTGTTCGGTGCATATAAGGGCACGGTCCGAATGTCCGGTTTTCACTGGGCGAACCCGTTCTTCCGCAAGATCAAGCTGTCGCTGCGGACGCGGAACTTCAACACGGACACGCTGAAGGTGAACGACCAGCGCGGCAATCCGACCGAGATCGCGGCTGTCGTGGTGTGGCGCGTCCAGGAGACGGCCCAGGCGACCTTCGATGTCGACGACTACCGCGATTACGTGCACATCCAGAGCGAGTCGGCGCTGCGGCACCTGGCGAGCCGTTACCCGTACGACACGACGGCGGACCACGAATTGTCCCTGCGCGGCAGCATGGACGAAGTCTCGCACGGGTTGCAGCAGGAGCTGCAGGAGCGGCTGATCAAGGCGGGCGTGATCGTGGAGGAGGCACGGCTCAGCCATCTCGCCTACGCCCCGGAGATTGCGGGCGCGATGCTCCGCCGCCAGCAGGCCGAGGCGATCGTCGCCGCCCGGCTGCGGATTGTCGAAGGGGCGGTGGGCATGGTGGAGACGGCGCTCGAGCGGCTCCACGAAAAGAAGACAGTCGAGCTGGACGACGAGCGCAAGGCGGCGATGGTCAGCAACCTGCTGGTCGTGTTGTGTGGCGAGCAGGCGGCGCAACCGGTCGTGAACGCCGGGACCCTTTATTCCTGA